Within Microbacterium oryzae, the genomic segment GACGGTCCCCGGCTCCACGACGCCGTTCGACTCCGGTGCGACGCCCACCTTCGCGTCCTTGAGCAGCGCCTGCAGCTGGCGGATGCGCGCCTCCTGCTTGCCCTGCTCGTCCTTGGCCGCGTGGTAGCCGCCGTTCTCGCGGAGGTCGCCCTCTTCGCGCGCCGCCTCGATGCGCTTGGCGATCTCCTCGCGACCCGTGGTCGAGAGGTGCTCGAGCTCGGCGGCGAGGCGGTCGTAGGCCTCCTGCGTCAGGAACGGGACCTGGGTGTCATCGGACACGGTCTGTCTCCTTCGTGGATGCGCGGCCGACGGGCCGGCATATGTGAAGACGCCCCGGCAGGTCACCGGGGCGTCGTAGGACTGTCCGCCGATCCTACGGAACCCAGCAGGACTTCACAATTCCCGTGGTCGCCTGCGCGACCGTCGGGATGGTCTCCG encodes:
- the greA gene encoding transcription elongation factor GreA, whose amino-acid sequence is MSDDTQVPFLTQEAYDRLAAELEHLSTTGREEIAKRIEAAREEGDLRENGGYHAAKDEQGKQEARIRQLQALLKDAKVGVAPESNGVVEPGTVVTAVVFGDQERFLLGSREIAGGTDLDVYSEQSPLGSAILGLKEGQKTSYQAPNGKEIPVEVVKVETFTG